A portion of the Hoplias malabaricus isolate fHopMal1 chromosome 1, fHopMal1.hap1, whole genome shotgun sequence genome contains these proteins:
- the sccpdha.1 gene encoding saccharopine dehydrogenase a, tandem duplicate 1: MSSERRYDLVVFGASGFTGRFVLEEAARCAAEAGRELRCAVAGRSKTRLENTLSEAAKSLGKPELKEEVDIIVADVNDPESLAAMCKQAVIVLNCVGPYRFYGEPVVKACVENGAHCVDISGEPQFLETMQLNYDAQAADKGVYVVGSCGFDSIPADMGVLYTRDQFKGTLTAVESFLTTSTGPEGGCIHDGTWQSAVYGFANSSKLQSLRKKFGQKPLPVVGAKIKNRSALFYSDEIQQYTIPFMGADPSVVKRTQRFLSEELHETPVQYRAYVGVGGVSSVIKLLFAGMMFWFLVKFSFGRKLLVKFPEFFSFGYCSKEGPTQKQMEGSSFRFANFGEGYTEGQDPSEGKPNAKIRTLVQGPEAGYVATPIAMVQAAITILSEPESLPKKGGVYTPGAAFAKTTLIDRLNKHGIHFSVI, encoded by the exons ATGTCGAGTGAGCGGCGCTACGACCTGGTGGTGTTTGGGGCTTCAGGCTTCACCGGCCGCTTCGTTCTGGAGGAGGCGGCGCGCTGCGCGGCTGAAGCCGGGAGAGAGCTCCGCTGTGCGGTTGCGGGCAGGAGCAAGACCCGCCTGGAGAACACCCTCTCTGAGGCCGCCAAATCTCTTG ggaAGCCGGAGCTGAAGGAGGAGGTGGATATAATCGTGGCTGATGTGAACGACCCGGAGTCTTTAGCTGCGATGTGTAAACAAGCCGTGATCGTTCTCAACTGTGTGGGACCA TACAGGTTCTATGGAGAACCCGTGGTGAAGGCGTGTGTGGAGAATGGAGCTCACTGTGTGGACATCAGTGGAGAACCTCAG TTTTTAGAGACCATGCAGCTGAACTACGACGCTCAGGCGGCTGATAAAGGAGTTTATGTTGTGGGCAGCTGTGGGTTTGACTCCATTCCTGCAGATATGGGAGTCCTCTACACCAGGGACCAGTTTAAAG GGACGCTGACTGCGGTGGAGAGCTTCCTGACGACGAGCACAGGACCTGAG ggAGGTTGTATCCATGACGGCACGTGGCAGTCTGCGGTTTATGGATTCGCTAACAGCAGTAAACTGCAGAGTCTCAGGAAGAAGTTCGGCCAGAAACCTCTCCCCGTGGTTGGGGCCAAGATTAAAAACAG GAGTGCCCTTTTCTATAGTGATGAGATCCAGCAGTACACCATTCCCTTCATGGGCGCTGATCCCTCTGTGGTGAAGAGAACACAGCGATTCCTTAGTGAGGAACTTCATGAAACTCCA GTTCAGTACCGAGCTTATGTTGGAGTAGGGGGAGTGTCGTCTGTGATTAAACTGCTCTTCGCTGGAATGATGTTCTGGTTTCTGGTGAAGTTCAGCTTCGGCCGAAAGCTTCTCGttaag TTTCCAGAGTTTTTCTCGTTTGGATATTGTTCTAAAGAAGGTCCAACTCAAAAACAG ATGGAAGGCTCTTCATTCCGCTTTGCGAATTTTGGAGAAGGTTACACAGAGGGTCAGGATCCGTCCGAGGGAAAACCCAACGCCAAGATCCGCACCCTCGTGCAGGGACCAG aGGCTGGTTACGTAGCGACACCCATCGCGATGGTTCAGGCAGCGATCACCATCCTCAGCGAACCAGAGTCTCTTCCAAAGAA AGGTGGGGTCTACACTCCCGGAGCTGCTTTCGCCAAGACCACCCTCATCGACCGCCTTAACAAACACGGCATTCACTTCTccgtcatttaa